A genomic region of Veillonellaceae bacterium contains the following coding sequences:
- a CDS encoding ferrous iron transporter B — MKVALTGNPNSGKTTLFNAITGKIERVGNWAGVTIEKKEGGIKKGLNKVGTDIIAVDLPGAYSMSPFTSEENITRDFVKNENPDVIINVIDATNLSRSLFLTTQLLELGIPVVVALNKSDLNKHKGTVINVEALSKRLGCSVVETVSTIGSNNGLEKLIATVAEVKGKPQTAPFDSSGVDMTDKSAVEASDRNRYEVVKSIVSEVESRKVSSSQQTTQDAVDRVVAHKWLGIPIFAVVMWAVFSISQTYLGPLLADGLVGWIDGFHGWVEGMLGEDVSPVLSAILLDGIIGGVGAVVGFLPLIMVLFFLLALLEDCGYMARVAVVMDRFFKRVGLSGRSIIPMIIGTGCAIPGIMATRTIKNERQRRTTAMLTPFMPCGAKLPVIALFAGVFFDDSAWVGTSMYFIGIALIIVGALFAVRITGEQNARSFFIMELPEYKLPSIKRAIISMFSRAKAFIIKAGTIILLCNTAVQIMQTFNWQLEVVAEGAEGTSILASIASPVAILLIPLGFGVWQLAAAAVTGFIAKENVVGTLAVVYGITNFIDTEELALVSGSSDVAQIMGLTSVAALAYLMFNLFTPPCFAAIGAMNAEMENKKWLWMGIAFQLGTGYTVAFITYQVGTLLTTGNFGTGFLAGLVAVTAMIGYVVFLMKQGNQKAAEKLSLSV; from the coding sequence ATGAAGGTAGCACTGACAGGAAATCCTAACAGTGGTAAAACGACGCTATTCAATGCAATTACCGGCAAGATTGAGCGTGTAGGCAACTGGGCAGGTGTAACGATTGAGAAGAAGGAGGGTGGGATTAAAAAAGGTCTTAATAAGGTCGGTACTGATATTATAGCGGTAGATCTTCCCGGGGCATATTCAATGTCACCATTCACTTCGGAGGAAAACATTACAAGGGACTTCGTTAAAAATGAAAATCCAGATGTTATTATTAATGTCATTGATGCAACAAATTTAAGCAGAAGTTTATTTCTTACAACCCAACTTCTTGAACTTGGAATACCGGTTGTAGTTGCGCTTAACAAGAGTGACTTAAATAAACACAAAGGTACAGTAATCAATGTAGAGGCATTATCTAAAAGATTAGGGTGCTCTGTTGTTGAAACCGTATCAACTATTGGAAGCAACAATGGCTTAGAAAAGCTTATTGCTACTGTGGCAGAAGTAAAAGGCAAGCCCCAAACAGCACCATTTGATAGTTCAGGGGTTGATATGACTGATAAAAGTGCAGTTGAAGCATCTGATAGAAACCGATATGAAGTTGTAAAAAGTATTGTTTCAGAAGTTGAAAGCAGAAAAGTAAGTAGTAGTCAACAAACCACGCAAGATGCAGTTGATAGAGTTGTAGCACATAAATGGCTTGGAATTCCAATCTTTGCAGTAGTTATGTGGGCTGTGTTTTCCATCTCGCAAACTTATCTAGGACCACTTCTTGCGGATGGTCTTGTCGGTTGGATTGATGGATTCCACGGCTGGGTAGAGGGAATGCTTGGGGAGGATGTATCCCCTGTACTTAGCGCCATTCTGTTAGACGGAATTATCGGTGGTGTGGGAGCCGTTGTAGGATTCTTACCACTTATCATGGTATTATTTTTCTTATTGGCATTACTTGAAGATTGTGGCTATATGGCACGTGTTGCAGTTGTTATGGATAGATTCTTCAAACGAGTTGGATTATCAGGCAGATCAATTATTCCGATGATTATTGGTACAGGGTGCGCTATTCCTGGAATCATGGCAACAAGAACCATTAAGAATGAAAGACAAAGAAGAACCACCGCCATGTTAACACCTTTTATGCCGTGTGGAGCCAAATTACCTGTAATCGCTTTATTTGCAGGTGTGTTTTTTGATGATTCCGCATGGGTCGGAACATCAATGTACTTCATAGGTATCGCTCTCATTATTGTCGGAGCTTTATTTGCAGTTAGAATTACCGGTGAACAAAATGCTAGGTCGTTCTTCATTATGGAACTACCAGAGTATAAACTCCCAAGTATCAAGAGAGCTATAATCTCCATGTTTTCTAGAGCTAAAGCATTTATTATAAAAGCTGGAACTATCATACTGCTTTGTAATACAGCAGTACAAATTATGCAAACTTTTAACTGGCAACTCGAAGTGGTTGCTGAGGGTGCTGAAGGCACTAGCATTCTAGCTAGTATTGCGTCACCAGTTGCTATTTTACTGATACCTTTAGGATTTGGCGTATGGCAATTAGCAGCTGCAGCAGTTACAGGTTTCATTGCAAAAGAGAATGTAGTTGGAACATTAGCTGTAGTGTACGGGATTACAAACTTTATTGACACTGAAGAATTAGCTCTTGTTTCGGGTAGCTCAGATGTTGCTCAAATAATGGGATTAACATCAGTGGCTGCATTAGCATACTTAATGTTTAATTTGTTTACACCGCCATGTTTTGCTGCTATTGGTGCTATGAACGCTGAAATGGAGAACAAAAAGTGGTTGTGGATGGGTATCGCATTCCAATTAGGTACGGGGTATACAGTTGCCTTCATTACTTATCAGGTGGGAACGTTATTAACGACAGGCAATTTCGGCACTGGCTTCTTAGCAGGTCTAGTTGCAGTAACTGCGATGATTGGCTATGTTGTTTTTCTTATGAAACAAGGCAACCAAAAGGCGGCAGAAAAGCTGTCATTAAGTGTATAG
- a CDS encoding amidohydrolase, giving the protein MRKKLLEMLEVRKAEIIQIRRYLHEHPEVSFKEEKTAQYILDFYKGKDVEIQSNVGNAFGIIVTIKGGRPGKTIGLRADFDAVPIVEETDVPFKSRNHGVMHACGHDGHTAYLLVLADCLIQLKASIPGTIKIIHQPAEETPPGGAKGIVDSGLLDGLDAVFGIHLFPTHLAGYVGYRSGYAMAGRTSFKLSIQGVGGHGSSPHLANDAIVAGCYFVTAIQTIVSRRLNPFDVGVITIGSFDGRGSSNVIKERVELEGDVRYMTTKTQQLIDKEVHRIVNGIEAEFGVQCELTYNADYPPLYNDLQITAAVRASLESMHDPDIKQVVEFPMFSGSEDFSYYLEKIPGCFFYIGCQPKGAEKIYFNHNPKFDIDEDSLLVAAKAVAQVVCSFYELA; this is encoded by the coding sequence ATGAGAAAGAAATTACTGGAAATGTTAGAAGTTCGTAAAGCAGAAATAATTCAGATCCGCCGTTATTTGCATGAGCATCCCGAGGTATCTTTTAAAGAAGAAAAAACGGCGCAATATATTTTGGATTTTTATAAAGGGAAAGATGTAGAAATCCAATCCAATGTAGGGAACGCATTTGGTATCATCGTGACTATTAAAGGGGGGAGGCCCGGCAAAACAATTGGACTGCGGGCTGATTTTGATGCAGTCCCTATTGTTGAAGAAACGGATGTCCCGTTTAAATCGAGAAACCACGGAGTCATGCATGCCTGCGGGCACGATGGACATACCGCTTATTTGTTAGTTCTTGCCGATTGCCTCATTCAGCTAAAAGCATCAATTCCGGGAACGATCAAGATTATTCATCAACCTGCCGAAGAAACCCCGCCTGGCGGAGCCAAAGGCATTGTTGATTCCGGATTACTAGACGGCTTAGATGCTGTTTTTGGTATTCACTTATTTCCAACGCATCTGGCAGGTTATGTTGGATATCGCAGCGGCTACGCGATGGCGGGTAGAACCAGCTTTAAATTAAGCATACAAGGTGTGGGCGGTCATGGTTCCTCACCACACTTGGCAAATGATGCAATTGTTGCCGGATGCTATTTTGTCACAGCCATTCAAACTATTGTCAGCCGTAGGCTAAATCCTTTTGATGTCGGTGTGATTACCATCGGCTCTTTTGATGGCCGGGGTTCCTCCAATGTCATTAAGGAACGTGTAGAACTGGAAGGCGATGTGCGTTACATGACAACTAAGACCCAGCAGTTAATCGACAAAGAAGTTCATCGCATTGTCAACGGCATCGAAGCAGAGTTTGGTGTTCAATGTGAGCTCACCTATAATGCCGATTATCCGCCATTATACAATGACCTTCAGATTACGGCAGCGGTTCGGGCTAGTCTTGAAAGTATGCATGATCCGGATATCAAGCAAGTCGTTGAGTTTCCTATGTTTTCAGGGTCGGAAGACTTTTCCTACTACCTGGAAAAAATTCCGGGTTGTTTCTTTTATATTGGTTGCCAGCCAAAAGGAGCAGAAAAAATTTATTTCAACCATAATCCCAAGTTTGATATAGATGAAGACAGCCTGCTCGTGGCTGCGAAAGCTGTAGCACAAGTTGTTTGCAGTTTTTATGAACTAGCGTAG
- a CDS encoding iron-containing alcohol dehydrogenase family protein, giving the protein MENYSVFLPCYSIGDDEIYKKIPGICGLYGKTAVVIGGQTAMAKAKESLLAGIADSDISINDFELYGNEASFEAAAALCENAAVQEADMIFAVGGGKAIDTAKIVGDDLGKPVFTFPTIAATCAPTSAISAVYHPDHSYRTVRIYAAPPVHCFMNTRIMVEAPSQYLWAGIGDTLAKYYEPTFSGRGRELEHFNAMGLMISGMCVEPLVRYGKEAMDANKARQGSYAFDQVVLNIIVSTGLVSNLVDMDYNSSIAHATAYGLTTLEQVEKNHLHGENVSYGVLVMLTMDNQSEEREKIFAFNKSIGLPTKLADFGITVDDLASVLDKAASVNDIVVSPYEITRDMFEKAILDLEAFNKTK; this is encoded by the coding sequence ATGGAAAATTACAGTGTATTTTTACCTTGCTACAGTATCGGGGATGATGAGATATACAAAAAGATACCAGGTATTTGCGGCTTATACGGCAAAACGGCGGTAGTTATTGGTGGTCAGACGGCTATGGCCAAGGCAAAAGAAAGTTTGCTGGCTGGTATTGCCGATTCCGATATTTCCATAAACGATTTCGAATTATATGGTAATGAAGCTTCTTTTGAAGCAGCAGCGGCCTTGTGTGAAAATGCCGCGGTACAGGAAGCTGACATGATTTTTGCCGTAGGCGGTGGCAAGGCTATCGATACTGCTAAAATTGTTGGGGATGATCTAGGTAAACCGGTTTTCACTTTCCCGACTATTGCGGCTACCTGTGCACCGACATCGGCAATTTCAGCTGTATACCATCCTGATCATAGCTATCGTACTGTTCGTATTTATGCGGCACCGCCGGTACATTGCTTTATGAATACCCGTATTATGGTGGAAGCGCCAAGTCAGTATCTCTGGGCTGGCATAGGGGATACCTTGGCGAAATACTATGAGCCGACATTCTCTGGACGGGGACGCGAGCTAGAACATTTCAACGCAATGGGCCTTATGATTAGTGGCATGTGTGTAGAGCCGCTTGTCCGCTATGGCAAGGAAGCAATGGATGCGAATAAGGCGAGACAAGGCTCATATGCCTTTGACCAAGTAGTGTTGAACATAATTGTTAGCACAGGCCTGGTATCCAACCTGGTGGATATGGATTACAACAGTTCCATTGCTCATGCTACGGCTTACGGCTTGACAACCCTGGAGCAAGTGGAAAAGAACCATCTTCATGGGGAAAATGTTTCGTATGGTGTACTAGTAATGTTGACGATGGACAACCAATCCGAAGAACGGGAAAAGATTTTCGCTTTCAATAAATCCATCGGCTTACCAACAAAACTAGCTGATTTTGGCATAACTGTGGACGACTTGGCGTCAGTGTTGGATAAAGCGGCTAGTGTAAACGATATCGTAGTCAGCCCGTACGAAATTACTCGGGATATGTTTGAAAAAGCAATTTTAGATTTGGAGGCATTCAACAAAACAAAATAA
- a CDS encoding ferrous iron transport protein A gives MVQNSSVTNLANAKFDKEYTIKEVKTEDEEIKSFLFTLGCYEGEIVTVISKISENYVISVKDARYSIDKDLAEAIII, from the coding sequence ATGGTGCAGAATAGTAGTGTAACAAATTTGGCAAACGCAAAGTTCGATAAAGAATATACTATTAAAGAGGTTAAGACAGAAGATGAAGAAATTAAGAGTTTTCTATTCACATTAGGATGTTATGAAGGGGAAATAGTGACAGTGATATCAAAAATTAGTGAAAACTATGTTATATCTGTAAAGGATGCAAGGTATAGCATTGATAAAGACTTAGCGGAAGCTATCATTATCTAA
- a CDS encoding carbon starvation protein A, which yields MNSIMLLIVAACVLVLAYRYYSAFIAAKVLMLNDEHQTPAYRCNDGNEFVPMNKWVLFGHHFAAIAGAGPLVGPVLAAQWGWGPGFMWILLGSVFAGAVHDFIILFASVRHNGQSLAVIARREVGPVAGMTTSFAILFIIILAMAGLSIVIINALFNNPWGVFTIGLTIPIAILIGLWMFKISPGAIKTASIAGFLLVLGAVILGHWVMPGQQWAALAPYLSFSKKELAVILPTYGFFAATLPVWLLLAPRDYLSSYMKIGTIGLLAFGILVVQPAVNFPVMTRFMDGGGPIIPGPWWPYVFITIACGAISGFHALISSGTTPKMLQKESHARLIGYGSMLMEAFVGIMALIAAVVLVPGDYFAINSSAAAYAKIASYFPTEEIAQLSALVGMDVAHRPGGAVSLAVGMAHIFSSIGGMSHLMNYWYQFAIMFEALFILTTIDAGTRVARYILQDVLGTYIYAPLKETTWMPGSIFTSFVVSFSWGYLVYSGDISSIWPMFGVANQLLATIALALGTTIILKITTVKKYAFVTLVPCILLAITVITAGTMNTGMYFKMNSALGNINGTASVVLIILTGVILIDCARQWIRLWKTPKPEGMNTEIKDFCDYGKSQPTITP from the coding sequence GTGAATTCTATAATGCTTCTTATTGTTGCTGCATGTGTGCTTGTGTTGGCTTATCGCTACTACTCGGCGTTTATTGCCGCCAAGGTTTTGATGCTGAACGATGAGCACCAAACACCTGCGTACCGTTGCAACGACGGAAATGAGTTTGTCCCAATGAATAAGTGGGTATTATTCGGTCATCATTTTGCCGCTATAGCCGGTGCTGGCCCTCTGGTTGGTCCGGTCTTGGCAGCTCAGTGGGGTTGGGGTCCCGGTTTCATGTGGATTCTTTTGGGATCTGTATTTGCCGGAGCCGTTCATGATTTTATTATTTTATTTGCTTCCGTTCGCCACAATGGTCAATCGCTGGCTGTCATCGCACGCCGTGAGGTTGGTCCTGTTGCCGGAATGACAACATCCTTTGCAATTCTATTCATCATTATTCTTGCAATGGCAGGATTATCCATTGTTATTATTAATGCCTTGTTTAATAATCCGTGGGGTGTGTTCACGATCGGTCTGACGATACCAATTGCCATCCTGATCGGTCTTTGGATGTTCAAAATTTCTCCAGGGGCTATCAAAACGGCTTCGATTGCCGGGTTCTTGCTAGTCTTGGGTGCCGTCATCCTAGGTCATTGGGTGATGCCTGGGCAGCAATGGGCTGCTCTTGCCCCATATTTAAGCTTTTCGAAAAAAGAACTGGCAGTGATTTTGCCTACCTATGGTTTTTTTGCAGCAACGCTACCTGTATGGCTTTTGTTAGCACCGCGTGACTATCTCAGTTCTTACATGAAAATTGGCACAATTGGGTTGCTTGCGTTTGGTATTCTTGTTGTACAACCGGCTGTCAATTTCCCGGTAATGACTCGTTTCATGGATGGCGGCGGACCAATTATTCCCGGTCCCTGGTGGCCGTACGTATTTATTACGATCGCCTGTGGCGCTATTTCTGGGTTCCATGCTCTGATCAGCTCAGGAACTACCCCCAAGATGTTACAGAAAGAAAGCCATGCCCGTTTAATCGGTTACGGCTCTATGTTGATGGAAGCTTTTGTGGGCATTATGGCTTTAATCGCGGCCGTAGTTCTTGTACCTGGCGATTATTTCGCTATCAATTCATCAGCTGCTGCATATGCTAAAATCGCATCTTACTTCCCAACTGAGGAGATCGCTCAACTGTCAGCTTTGGTTGGAATGGACGTTGCACACCGTCCTGGTGGCGCTGTTTCTCTTGCCGTCGGCATGGCACATATTTTCTCAAGCATCGGTGGTATGAGTCACCTGATGAATTACTGGTACCAATTTGCAATAATGTTTGAAGCACTCTTCATTCTGACCACGATTGATGCTGGTACTCGTGTTGCACGGTATATTCTTCAGGATGTTCTGGGTACCTACATCTATGCACCTTTGAAAGAAACCACCTGGATGCCTGGTTCTATATTCACCAGTTTTGTCGTTTCTTTCAGTTGGGGCTACCTAGTCTATAGTGGCGATATTAGCAGTATCTGGCCGATGTTCGGTGTTGCTAATCAATTGTTGGCAACTATTGCTTTGGCATTAGGTACCACGATTATTTTAAAGATTACTACGGTTAAAAAGTATGCATTTGTTACGTTGGTTCCTTGCATCTTATTGGCAATTACGGTTATTACGGCAGGCACTATGAATACTGGCATGTACTTTAAAATGAATTCGGCACTTGGTAATATCAATGGGACAGCTAGTGTCGTTCTGATCATCTTAACTGGCGTTATATTGATTGACTGTGCTCGTCAATGGATTAGATTGTGGAAAACGCCAAAACCAGAGGGCATGAATACCGAGATTAAAGATTTCTGTGATTATGGTAAAAGTCAACCAACAATCACTCCTTGA
- a CDS encoding NAD-dependent deacylase, which translates to MVTAWKASKKTVIFTGAGMSTESGLPDFRSQNGLWKARPESLATIEALRKQPNDFYFFYQWRISQLLLAQPNDGHLALAALEKTGYISQIITQNVDGLHQKAGSKKVIELHGSLRTVRCMNCKSIFDARTMVPSRENLEQDYISGTYQYGKECYCPTCNGFLRPEVVMFGEQLPTLAWEKAMAISKEADFFVVLGSSLAVSPANFCPQLALQNGAKVLVINQDKTPLDGQVTWALHSSIGSVMRQIQDGFKIK; encoded by the coding sequence ATCGTTACAGCTTGGAAAGCATCGAAAAAAACTGTCATATTTACGGGGGCGGGAATGAGTACGGAGTCAGGATTGCCAGATTTTCGCTCTCAGAATGGTCTCTGGAAAGCCCGGCCAGAGAGTTTGGCTACCATCGAGGCATTGCGAAAGCAGCCCAATGATTTCTATTTCTTTTACCAGTGGAGGATATCCCAATTACTTTTAGCTCAGCCGAATGATGGACATTTGGCTCTAGCTGCTCTTGAAAAGACAGGATATATTAGTCAAATTATCACGCAAAATGTTGATGGATTGCACCAAAAGGCAGGTTCAAAAAAGGTGATAGAGCTGCATGGATCCCTGCGGACGGTTCGATGCATGAATTGCAAGTCTATCTTCGATGCTCGTACCATGGTTCCAAGCAGAGAAAATTTGGAACAAGATTACATCTCTGGGACATATCAATATGGGAAAGAATGTTACTGCCCTACATGTAACGGATTTTTAAGACCGGAAGTAGTAATGTTTGGGGAACAATTACCAACTTTGGCTTGGGAAAAAGCTATGGCTATAAGTAAAGAAGCAGATTTTTTCGTTGTATTGGGTTCGTCATTAGCAGTTTCACCAGCTAATTTTTGTCCCCAATTGGCGTTGCAAAATGGAGCTAAGGTATTAGTTATCAATCAGGATAAAACTCCATTGGATGGTCAGGTTACATGGGCGCTTCATAGTAGTATTGGGTCCGTTATGCGTCAAATTCAAGATGGTTTCAAGATTAAATAA
- a CDS encoding metal-dependent transcriptional regulator: MSNNESMEMYLETVYILEDSHGHAHGVDIAKRLGVSKPSVTKAINDLHARGFVNKQKYGTITLTEKGRMISEKIYNNHQMISVFLEHSLELPADEADNIACRMEHILSEKVLEAIKNYLEKNNMNVI; this comes from the coding sequence GTGAGTAATAATGAATCAATGGAAATGTATCTGGAAACAGTTTATATCTTGGAAGACAGTCATGGTCATGCCCATGGGGTGGATATAGCCAAACGCCTAGGTGTGTCAAAACCCAGTGTAACAAAAGCAATAAACGATCTTCACGCCAGAGGATTTGTAAATAAACAAAAATATGGAACAATTACGCTAACGGAAAAAGGTAGAATGATTTCTGAGAAAATATACAATAATCACCAAATGATAAGCGTGTTTCTTGAACATTCTCTTGAATTACCGGCTGATGAAGCTGATAATATTGCTTGCAGAATGGAGCATATCCTTAGTGAAAAAGTGTTAGAAGCAATTAAAAACTATTTAGAAAAGAACAATATGAATGTAATTTAA
- a CDS encoding FeoB-associated Cys-rich membrane protein — MTNLIVLIIILTIVIAAIAKIVIEKRKGAKCVGCPYSQTGSSSCGCNGSK, encoded by the coding sequence ATGACTAATCTAATTGTATTGATTATTATTCTAACAATCGTTATTGCTGCAATTGCTAAAATCGTTATTGAAAAACGAAAAGGTGCCAAATGCGTTGGTTGTCCTTACAGCCAAACGGGTAGTAGCAGTTGCGGTTGTAATGGTTCGAAGTAG